The following coding sequences lie in one Treponema primitia ZAS-1 genomic window:
- a CDS encoding glycoside hydrolase family 65 protein — MIYKIENLKKDPAALMLNETLFHNANGYIGIRSNYEEGYEPGINSIRGSYINGFYDFAEMKQAEKLYGLIEEKQTMVNVADTQGIQLYLGDEKFSMFHGEVLESRRILNMEAGYTERYIHWRSPEGREAEITIRRLTSFVRPSLFLIDYSVKALNFEGPLTFVSTHRGDVENYSDPNDPRLAAETFQHIIPEKAELDGTVSYVTSGTSKSALLVCTAVDHAVSKGKILTVLEGHGASCRIDSAIGKGETLTLHKYSIFCDSIRNADCRQTAAAELKNVRAVDVETLYREQRDYLADYWEQALLEIDGDDELECAVQYNLYQLIQSVGKDKHSNIAAKGLSGEGYEGHFFWDTEMYIQPFFTLTNPDITRTLISYRYATLHEARKNARLLGHGQGALYPWRTIMGRECSGYFPSGSAQYHINGDIAWSVVLYYLASGDLDFIAQKGGEIIFECARLWMDAGNYYQGKFHINDVTGPDEYTCLVNNNYYTNVSAQFNLSWAVKFYELLGKAGVLKTLAIKTGLSADEVAEFSRAAQNMYLPYDEKLGINPQDDSFLAKKRWDLEHTPRDKFPLLLHYHPLYLYRHQVCKQADTVLAHFIFEDAQSYETIKKSFLYYEQVTTHDSSLSSCIFSIVASKLGFHDKAYQYFGDSAKLDLFNTHGNTKDGIHTANMGGAYMAIVYGFGGLRLKETGLYFAPHLPKPWKAYRFKVHYQGSQILVEVKNSGLVFTLISGSEKTIHVYGKVCQLRDTLEAPLGC, encoded by the coding sequence ATGATCTATAAAATAGAAAATTTAAAAAAGGACCCGGCGGCGCTTATGCTGAACGAGACCCTCTTCCATAACGCCAACGGCTATATCGGCATCCGTTCAAACTATGAAGAGGGATATGAACCGGGAATAAACAGCATCCGCGGCTCCTATATCAACGGGTTTTATGATTTTGCAGAAATGAAGCAGGCGGAAAAGCTCTACGGCCTTATCGAAGAAAAACAGACCATGGTGAATGTGGCGGATACCCAGGGAATACAACTGTACCTTGGGGATGAAAAATTCAGTATGTTTCACGGTGAAGTTTTGGAAAGCCGCAGGATCCTTAATATGGAAGCGGGGTACACCGAACGGTACATACACTGGCGTTCGCCTGAGGGCAGGGAAGCTGAAATTACCATACGACGGCTTACTTCCTTTGTCAGGCCCTCCCTCTTTCTGATCGACTATTCTGTTAAGGCCCTGAATTTTGAAGGTCCCCTGACTTTTGTGTCCACCCACCGGGGGGATGTTGAAAACTACAGCGACCCCAATGACCCACGGCTTGCGGCTGAAACATTCCAGCATATAATTCCTGAGAAGGCCGAACTGGATGGCACAGTATCCTATGTTACCAGCGGAACCTCGAAGTCGGCTCTTTTGGTCTGTACCGCCGTGGATCACGCGGTCTCTAAGGGAAAGATCCTCACGGTCCTAGAAGGCCACGGCGCATCCTGCCGTATCGATTCGGCGATAGGGAAAGGGGAGACGCTTACCCTTCATAAGTATTCTATCTTTTGCGACAGCATCCGTAACGCCGATTGCCGGCAAACCGCAGCCGCCGAATTAAAAAATGTACGGGCCGTTGATGTCGAAACCCTGTACCGGGAACAGCGGGACTATCTGGCGGATTACTGGGAACAGGCGCTGCTCGAAATTGATGGGGACGATGAACTTGAATGTGCGGTTCAGTACAATCTCTACCAGCTTATTCAGTCTGTAGGCAAGGATAAACATAGTAATATTGCCGCCAAGGGTTTGAGCGGGGAAGGCTATGAGGGGCATTTTTTTTGGGATACGGAAATGTATATCCAGCCCTTCTTTACCCTAACTAATCCGGATATCACCAGGACCCTCATAAGCTACCGCTACGCAACCCTGCATGAGGCCCGGAAAAACGCCAGGCTGCTCGGCCATGGGCAGGGCGCTCTGTACCCCTGGCGTACCATCATGGGCAGGGAATGTTCCGGCTACTTTCCTTCGGGATCAGCCCAGTACCATATCAACGGTGACATCGCGTGGTCCGTGGTCCTCTACTATTTGGCAAGTGGAGATTTGGATTTTATTGCCCAAAAGGGCGGGGAAATTATTTTTGAATGCGCCCGGCTCTGGATGGACGCGGGAAATTATTATCAGGGGAAATTTCATATCAACGATGTTACCGGCCCGGATGAATACACCTGTTTGGTGAACAACAATTATTATACCAATGTATCGGCCCAGTTTAACCTCTCCTGGGCGGTAAAATTTTACGAGCTCCTGGGCAAGGCCGGCGTCCTTAAAACTCTGGCCATAAAGACAGGGCTTAGCGCCGATGAGGTTGCAGAATTTTCCCGGGCCGCACAGAATATGTACCTTCCCTACGATGAAAAGCTGGGTATCAATCCCCAGGACGATTCTTTCCTGGCAAAAAAACGCTGGGATCTGGAACATACCCCAAGGGATAAATTTCCCCTATTGCTCCATTACCATCCATTGTATTTATACCGCCACCAGGTCTGCAAGCAGGCCGATACGGTATTGGCCCACTTTATCTTTGAGGATGCACAGTCTTACGAAACGATTAAAAAATCCTTTTTGTATTATGAGCAGGTGACCACCCACGATTCATCCTTATCAAGCTGTATTTTCAGCATTGTGGCTTCCAAACTGGGTTTCCATGATAAGGCTTACCAATATTTTGGGGATTCTGCCAAGCTTGATTTGTTCAACACCCACGGGAATACCAAGGACGGTATCCACACCGCTAATATGGGCGGCGCTTATATGGCTATCGTTTATGGGTTTGGAGGGCTGCGGCTTAAAGAGACGGGGCTTTACTTCGCCCCCCACCTTCCCAAGCCCTGGAAGGCCTACCGCTTTAAGGTTCATTACCAGGGGAGTCAGATCCTGGTGGAAGTAAAAAACTCCGGCCTTGTCTTTACCCTCATTTCGGGATCGGAAAAAACAATCCATGTGTATGGAAAAGTTTGTCAGCTGAGGGATACCCTGGAGGCGCCCCTTGGCTGTTGA
- the pgmB gene encoding beta-phosphoglucomutase yields MAVDMGSGVIYPFEKSSPGVFQNPPIKGAIFDLDGVLVDTAKYHYLAWKRLAWELGFKFSKKDNERLKGVSRTRSLEILLELGHCTMGAEERETAAARKNAWYVEYLHTLDEKAMLPGAGEYLIYLRKQRVGIALGSASKNTPLILDRLNIAALFDAVIDGNAVSKAKPDPEVFLQCAAALSLPPGSCVVFEDSLAGIEAAKNGGMMAIGVGRETLLPGADRYITSLRDMLL; encoded by the coding sequence TTGGCTGTTGATATGGGAAGCGGGGTAATTTACCCCTTTGAAAAAAGCTCCCCCGGTGTTTTTCAAAACCCACCCATCAAAGGGGCGATTTTTGATCTTGACGGAGTATTGGTAGATACGGCGAAGTATCACTACCTGGCGTGGAAACGGCTTGCCTGGGAACTGGGTTTCAAATTTTCCAAAAAAGACAATGAACGGCTCAAAGGGGTAAGCCGGACCCGTTCTTTGGAGATCCTGCTGGAACTGGGACATTGCACCATGGGGGCCGAGGAAAGGGAAACTGCGGCGGCGAGGAAGAACGCATGGTATGTGGAATACCTCCATACCCTGGATGAAAAAGCGATGCTGCCGGGGGCCGGAGAATATTTGATCTATCTGCGGAAACAGCGGGTGGGAATTGCCCTGGGTTCCGCCAGTAAAAATACACCCCTTATTCTGGACCGGCTAAACATTGCGGCTCTCTTTGATGCGGTTATTGACGGCAATGCCGTGAGCAAGGCAAAGCCTGACCCGGAAGTTTTTTTACAGTGCGCCGCTGCCCTGTCCCTCCCTCCCGGTTCCTGTGTGGTATTTGAAGATTCCCTGGCGGGCATTGAGGCCGCAAAGAATGGCGGGATGATGGCCATAGGGGTGGGCAGGGAAACCCTGCTTCCCGGAGCGGACCGGTATATAACTTCCCTTAGGGATATGCTGCTCTGA
- a CDS encoding PIN domain-containing protein codes for MKAWMRKYLTSHGQIYTERLKYDDIHFRHKYHLILLHKDTKIINRIDTILTQNDKIIISDIVYYEVRRGLLSNFAPRKAVAFNQFCNVHEVGITDKETTEIAATVYSKLKKKGRLIEDADLLIAAFCLQNDYIFVTNNVKHFENVEGLKIENWV; via the coding sequence ATGAAAGCATGGATGAGGAAGTACCTGACTTCCCACGGGCAAATTTACACCGAGAGGTTGAAATATGATGATATACACTTTAGACACAAATATCATCTCATACTTCTGCATAAAGATACTAAGATTATCAATAGAATTGATACTATTTTGACTCAAAACGATAAGATAATCATTTCGGATATTGTTTATTATGAAGTCAGGAGGGGGTTATTGTCAAATTTTGCCCCAAGAAAAGCGGTAGCATTTAATCAGTTTTGCAATGTTCATGAAGTTGGCATAACCGATAAGGAAACCACAGAGATAGCCGCCACAGTATATTCCAAACTCAAAAAGAAAGGCAGACTCATCGAGGATGCTGATTTATTGATTGCGGCATTTTGTTTACAAAATGACTATATTTTTGTAACCAATAACGTTAAACATTTTGAAAATGTTGAAGGCCTGAAGATTGAAAACTGGGTATAA
- a CDS encoding ECF-type riboflavin transporter substrate-binding protein yields MANKVISVRTVVAVGIGAALFFVLMRFVAIPSGVPNTNLNLASAILTVFAAIFGPLAGFLISFIGHTLTDLTWGGVWWSWVIADAVYGLLIGLFWKLYKIEEGEFGLKNAIIFNVIQILANAVAWLAIAPTLDILIYQEPADKVYLQGLVAGGLNSVVILILGTLLAFGYSRTKVKAGSLKAE; encoded by the coding sequence ATGGCAAATAAGGTTATTTCTGTCAGAACTGTGGTGGCCGTCGGTATAGGCGCCGCACTGTTTTTTGTATTGATGCGTTTTGTCGCTATTCCCTCGGGGGTGCCCAATACCAACCTGAATCTGGCTTCGGCGATCCTGACGGTCTTTGCGGCGATTTTTGGTCCCCTGGCGGGGTTTCTCATCAGCTTTATCGGACATACCCTGACGGACCTTACCTGGGGCGGGGTTTGGTGGAGCTGGGTTATCGCCGATGCGGTTTACGGCCTTTTGATCGGCCTGTTCTGGAAGCTCTATAAGATAGAAGAGGGGGAATTTGGGCTTAAGAACGCCATCATTTTTAATGTGATCCAGATCCTTGCCAACGCGGTCGCATGGCTTGCCATCGCCCCCACCCTGGATATCCTCATCTACCAGGAACCTGCGGATAAGGTGTATCTCCAGGGGCTGGTTGCTGGTGGGCTCAATAGTGTAGTTATTCTGATCCTTGGTACCCTTCTGGCTTTTGGATACAGCCGGACCAAGGTTAAGGCGGGAAGCTTAAAGGCTGAATAG
- a CDS encoding ABC transporter ATP-binding protein produces MSNDSTALIFRDFGFRYRSQVEQTLYDINFVVHPGEKILILGPSGSGKSTLAHCINGLIPHAFAGEISGSCSILGDESSGLDIFAISTKVGTLLQDTDGQFVGLSAGEDIAFAAENDCVPTEEMYRRVRTAAALVHMEEYLDKSPQDLSGGQKQRVSLAGLLMNDVEILLFDEPLANLDPATGKEAIELIDRLHGETGKTVIIVEHRLEDVLHRPVDRIVVIDGGRIIADLSPAELLASDLLGKTGIREPFYIGALRYAGIELKPDMGLESVETLRFDPRPLADWDAALKGDELPRQAPVLLEVRDLDYHYPGTKRVLEGISFSLAKGECVSLVGRNGAGKSTLAKLIAGFIHPDSGKIFLDGKDLADYSIKERAEHIGYVMQNPNQMISFPLIFDETALALRNSGVPENEVRDRVYDALKICGLYPFRNWPVSALSFGQKKRLTIASILVMGPSLIILDEPTAGQDYRHYSEIMEFLRKLNREQGLSFLLITHDMHLMLEYTRRALVLSEGNLLTRDGPGGGDTPAAILTDDSIVEAASLKRTSLYDLAVKAGLADPRAFVRRFIDYEQSHRRPAL; encoded by the coding sequence ATTTCTAATGATTCCACGGCTCTGATTTTTAGAGACTTTGGTTTTCGGTATCGGTCCCAGGTGGAACAGACCCTGTACGATATCAATTTTGTCGTACACCCGGGGGAAAAGATACTCATCCTGGGGCCGTCGGGATCGGGGAAGTCTACCCTGGCCCATTGCATAAACGGGCTCATCCCCCACGCCTTTGCGGGGGAAATCAGCGGTTCCTGTTCTATTTTGGGAGATGAATCGTCGGGGCTGGATATTTTTGCTATTTCAACAAAAGTAGGAACTCTGCTGCAGGATACGGATGGTCAGTTCGTAGGGCTCAGTGCCGGCGAGGATATCGCCTTTGCGGCGGAGAATGATTGTGTGCCCACAGAAGAGATGTACCGCCGTGTGCGGACCGCGGCAGCGCTGGTCCACATGGAGGAGTACCTGGATAAATCGCCCCAGGATCTTTCCGGGGGGCAAAAACAACGGGTCTCCCTGGCCGGGCTCTTGATGAATGATGTGGAAATCCTTCTCTTTGATGAACCCCTGGCAAATCTTGATCCCGCCACGGGGAAGGAAGCCATAGAACTGATCGACCGGCTCCACGGGGAAACGGGAAAAACGGTTATCATCGTGGAGCACCGGCTGGAGGATGTCCTTCACCGGCCGGTGGATCGTATCGTGGTTATAGATGGGGGGCGGATCATTGCAGACCTGAGCCCGGCGGAACTTTTGGCTTCGGATCTGTTGGGTAAGACCGGAATCCGGGAACCCTTTTACATAGGCGCCCTGCGGTATGCCGGTATTGAACTGAAACCCGATATGGGGCTTGAGTCGGTAGAAACACTGCGCTTTGATCCCCGGCCCCTTGCGGACTGGGATGCTGCCTTGAAGGGAGATGAACTCCCCCGTCAAGCGCCGGTCCTTCTGGAAGTACGGGATCTGGATTATCACTACCCTGGGACGAAACGGGTGTTGGAGGGTATTTCCTTTTCCCTGGCCAAGGGGGAGTGTGTCAGCCTGGTGGGCCGGAACGGGGCGGGTAAGTCCACCCTGGCAAAGCTCATCGCAGGGTTTATCCATCCCGACTCGGGGAAGATTTTTCTGGACGGGAAGGATCTGGCGGACTACTCAATCAAGGAACGGGCAGAGCATATCGGTTATGTGATGCAGAATCCAAATCAGATGATCTCCTTTCCCCTGATCTTTGATGAAACCGCCCTGGCCCTGCGGAATTCCGGTGTTCCCGAAAACGAGGTCCGGGACCGGGTATATGACGCCCTCAAAATATGCGGACTCTATCCATTTAGAAATTGGCCGGTGAGCGCCCTGAGTTTTGGCCAGAAGAAACGCCTTACTATTGCGTCGATACTCGTGATGGGGCCTTCCCTGATCATCCTGGATGAACCCACCGCCGGACAGGATTACCGCCACTATTCGGAGATCATGGAATTCCTGCGAAAGCTCAACCGGGAACAGGGACTTAGTTTTCTGTTGATTACCCATGATATGCACCTGATGTTGGAGTATACCCGCCGGGCCCTGGTTCTTTCCGAGGGGAATCTTTTAACCCGGGACGGTCCCGGCGGCGGCGACACCCCCGCAGCAATACTCACTGACGACAGCATAGTGGAAGCGGCAAGCCTGAAACGGACCAGCCTCTATGACTTGGCTGTTAAGGCTGGTCTGGCGGACCCCCGGGCCTTTGTCCGACGCTTCATCGACTACGAGCAAAGCCACCGGCGGCCTGCGTTATGA
- a CDS encoding energy-coupling factor transporter transmembrane component T family protein has protein sequence MLSYINRPSPVHKLTGASKLIVFLLWSVLTMAGYDTRIMLIMSVLGITVFIISGTKFRDVAFIFKMLILFMLINIITIYLFSPEQGVKIYGTRHVISDGIGRFTLTKEQVFYEFNILLKYSMMVPMAILLIVTTNPSEFAASLNRVGVNYSIAYAVSLALRYIPDVQRDYEAISQAQQARGVELSRKVSWIKRIKGASAILLPLIFSSLDRIDVISHAMELRSFGKHKRRTWYSGRPFARADVLVLVIAGLLFALGMWFTFKDGSRFYNPF, from the coding sequence ATGCTGTCCTACATAAATCGGCCTTCTCCGGTTCATAAGCTTACGGGGGCATCAAAACTGATAGTATTTCTCCTTTGGTCGGTGCTGACCATGGCGGGTTACGATACCCGGATAATGCTTATCATGAGTGTTTTAGGAATAACGGTGTTTATCATTTCCGGGACTAAATTCCGGGATGTGGCATTCATTTTCAAAATGCTTATTTTGTTTATGCTTATTAATATTATTACTATCTATCTTTTTTCGCCGGAGCAGGGGGTGAAGATCTACGGGACCCGGCACGTCATCTCTGACGGTATAGGGCGATTTACCCTCACAAAAGAACAGGTATTCTACGAATTTAATATTCTGTTAAAATATTCCATGATGGTCCCCATGGCAATCCTGCTGATCGTTACCACCAACCCCAGCGAATTTGCCGCTTCCCTGAACCGGGTAGGGGTAAACTATTCCATAGCCTATGCGGTAAGCCTTGCCCTGCGCTATATTCCGGATGTGCAGCGGGACTATGAGGCCATCTCCCAGGCGCAGCAGGCCCGAGGGGTTGAGCTTTCCCGGAAGGTGTCCTGGATAAAGCGCATAAAGGGCGCCTCGGCAATTCTCCTCCCTCTGATATTTTCTTCCCTGGACCGGATTGATGTGATTAGCCACGCCATGGAGCTCCGCAGCTTTGGTAAACACAAGCGCCGTACCTGGTATTCCGGGCGGCCCTTTGCCCGGGCGGATGTACTGGTTCTGGTTATCGCGGGGCTCCTCTTCGCCTTGGGGATGTGGTTTACCTTTAAGGATGGGAGCCGGTTTTACAATCCCTTTTAA
- a CDS encoding flavodoxin family protein, whose protein sequence is MKTLVVYYSYEGNSALVADQIKTALGAEILELKTEDDTKRTGFAKYLWGGKQVITHKTPKLKPYTVTIEDYDLIILGAPVWAGSPAPALQSFLGETKISGKKLALFCCHAGGKGKSLDKLKTLLPGNTIVGEIDFVNPAGQDRAALTKQIAEWVKLLQV, encoded by the coding sequence ATGAAAACCCTTGTTGTTTATTATTCCTACGAAGGAAACAGCGCCCTGGTTGCGGATCAAATTAAGACTGCCCTGGGAGCGGAGATCCTGGAACTTAAAACCGAAGACGATACCAAGCGAACCGGTTTTGCGAAGTACCTCTGGGGCGGAAAACAGGTCATCACCCATAAAACCCCCAAACTCAAACCCTATACGGTTACCATTGAAGACTATGACCTTATCATCCTCGGCGCCCCGGTCTGGGCCGGCTCCCCCGCTCCGGCCCTGCAGAGCTTCCTCGGGGAAACGAAGATAAGCGGCAAAAAGCTCGCCCTCTTCTGCTGCCACGCCGGTGGCAAGGGCAAGTCCCTGGATAAACTCAAAACCCTGCTCCCGGGAAACACCATTGTCGGCGAGATCGATTTTGTAAACCCCGCCGGCCAGGACCGGGCAGCCCTGACTAAACAGATTGCCGAGTGGGTAAAGCTCCTTCAAGTATAA
- a CDS encoding uroporphyrinogen decarboxylase family protein produces MTKKERIKAALSGGEVDRIPINLWMHFSAEDQDIRQLAKRQVEFTKSYDFDFIKLMPFGLYSVLDYGAKITFFNQTGKPPEVAEGAIHHAKEWGTLTPLDASAGAYGKQVELARLAVRGAGSEFPVIQTIFSPLTTARKLAGDRILQDLVEEPTLFKQALEAITQTTINFVKKNIEAGVDGFFFATQCADSDFLSESLYAEFGEYYDRKVIDSYKDAVWFNVVHIHGNHPYFERLAKYPVPCINWHDRWVSPSLAEARKITGKCLLGGIREAPYYDENHKKIRESLLLTGTEAELQTHLREAVESAGRSGLILGPGCVAPPETTEKNIRIVRQAVESF; encoded by the coding sequence ATGACAAAGAAAGAACGAATCAAGGCAGCCCTTTCGGGCGGCGAAGTTGACCGAATCCCCATTAATTTGTGGATGCATTTTTCTGCGGAAGATCAGGACATACGGCAGTTGGCAAAGCGGCAGGTAGAGTTTACTAAATCCTATGATTTTGATTTTATCAAACTCATGCCCTTTGGCTTATATAGCGTACTGGATTACGGCGCCAAAATTACCTTTTTTAATCAAACCGGTAAACCACCGGAAGTAGCGGAAGGCGCTATTCACCATGCGAAGGAGTGGGGTACATTGACGCCCCTGGATGCTTCCGCCGGTGCATACGGGAAACAAGTTGAGCTGGCCCGGTTGGCAGTTCGCGGCGCCGGCAGTGAATTCCCGGTGATTCAAACGATTTTTAGTCCCCTTACTACGGCGCGTAAATTAGCGGGAGACCGTATTTTACAGGACCTGGTGGAGGAACCGACATTGTTCAAACAAGCCCTGGAGGCAATTACCCAAACCACCATCAATTTTGTAAAGAAAAATATTGAAGCCGGGGTGGATGGTTTCTTTTTTGCTACCCAATGCGCTGACAGCGATTTTTTAAGCGAGTCCCTGTACGCGGAATTCGGAGAATACTACGATCGGAAGGTAATAGATTCCTACAAAGATGCAGTATGGTTCAATGTGGTTCATATTCATGGGAATCATCCGTACTTTGAACGTCTGGCCAAATATCCGGTTCCCTGCATCAATTGGCATGATCGCTGGGTTTCCCCTTCCCTTGCGGAGGCCCGGAAAATAACCGGCAAATGTCTATTGGGAGGTATTCGGGAAGCGCCCTATTACGATGAGAATCACAAGAAGATTCGGGAAAGCCTTCTACTTACCGGTACAGAGGCGGAACTACAAACCCATTTGCGGGAAGCGGTAGAATCCGCCGGACGCAGCGGTCTTATCCTAGGCCCCGGTTGTGTTGCCCCGCCTGAAACAACGGAAAAGAACATACGAATAGTGCGGCAAGCAGTAGAAAGCTTCTAA
- a CDS encoding amino acid ABC transporter permease, which yields MIFEDVIAICTVIPFSLGTALGILVFGILLGLGMTLIRLYRIPVAQNVVRVFMNYMRGIPLIIHLYIAYYLLPIILETITGKSAIGGVNPLAVMIISYSLYVSVGQSENIRGAFASIEKGQWDAAFSTGLTTWQTLRRVVFPQGLSLVIPIFFNNYLAIIKGLSLAFTIGVTDILARAKLCSAENFYYLEAYISAALVYWGLCVGLSIIFKKLENKFRKWEQK from the coding sequence ATGATTTTTGAGGATGTAATCGCGATTTGTACCGTCATTCCCTTTTCACTGGGCACTGCCTTGGGAATTCTGGTATTCGGAATTCTTCTGGGGCTTGGAATGACCCTGATTCGTTTGTATCGGATTCCCGTAGCGCAAAATGTGGTCCGGGTATTTATGAATTATATGCGTGGTATACCCTTAATCATTCATCTGTATATCGCATACTATTTATTGCCAATAATATTGGAAACTATAACCGGAAAATCGGCTATCGGTGGTGTGAACCCCCTGGCAGTGATGATTATTTCCTATTCACTCTACGTGTCGGTGGGGCAGTCTGAAAACATCCGCGGGGCTTTTGCTTCAATAGAAAAGGGACAATGGGATGCGGCTTTTTCTACCGGACTTACCACCTGGCAGACTCTTCGGCGGGTTGTCTTTCCACAGGGCCTTTCCCTGGTAATTCCGATTTTTTTTAATAATTATCTCGCAATTATAAAAGGGTTGTCCCTGGCCTTTACTATCGGTGTTACAGATATATTGGCGCGGGCAAAATTGTGTTCTGCGGAAAATTTTTATTATTTGGAAGCTTACATATCAGCAGCGTTGGTCTACTGGGGACTTTGTGTGGGGCTTTCAATCATCTTTAAGAAACTGGAAAATAAATTTCGTAAATGGGAGCAAAAATGA
- a CDS encoding amino acid ABC transporter permease: MVKILNRLITTVPYTMLIVIISGSLGLTLAMGIAIIRIKKVMFLYPIANVYVSFFRSTPPLIHIFLVYYGLPLVLRKFGIDANEWSRTVHASLALVLFNGAHMSEFLRPAYLSVDRGQLDAADSIGMTGMMKFRRVILPQMLPIAWPNIENALIELVKDTSVLFVIGLFDIMGMAKMFIQNDYGVKKLEVYIAAGIVYWCITFLTERVFEFAEYRRNKKKRVPAGGGVL; the protein is encoded by the coding sequence ATGGTGAAAATTCTCAACAGACTGATCACCACGGTGCCCTATACGATGCTTATCGTAATCATATCCGGATCGCTCGGGTTAACGCTTGCAATGGGTATTGCTATCATCCGTATTAAAAAAGTGATGTTCCTTTATCCCATTGCAAATGTTTATGTGTCCTTCTTTCGCAGTACCCCTCCCCTGATTCATATTTTTTTGGTGTATTACGGACTCCCCTTAGTACTGCGCAAATTCGGCATTGACGCAAATGAATGGAGCAGGACTGTTCATGCCTCCCTGGCCCTGGTTCTGTTTAATGGGGCACATATGTCAGAATTTCTACGCCCCGCCTATTTGTCCGTTGATAGGGGGCAGCTTGATGCGGCAGACAGTATTGGCATGACTGGTATGATGAAATTCCGCCGGGTTATTCTGCCGCAAATGCTTCCTATAGCATGGCCAAACATTGAAAACGCATTAATTGAGCTTGTAAAGGATACTTCCGTGCTCTTTGTTATCGGGTTGTTTGACATTATGGGAATGGCTAAAATGTTCATCCAAAACGATTACGGTGTAAAGAAACTTGAAGTATATATTGCAGCAGGAATTGTCTATTGGTGTATAACTTTTCTCACCGAACGGGTTTTTGAGTTTGCCGAATACCGGAGAAATAAAAAAAAGAGAGTACCCGCAGGCGGAGGTGTACTCTGA
- a CDS encoding transporter substrate-binding domain-containing protein codes for MKRFIVTGMVFLLSAFVLFAGASKEKDSSVKRVTVGLESGSRPLSYIDEKGNKAGYEVDVLTAVDELIPEYSLNLELVEDDATQIGLETGKYVLIGGGLFRTPEREAKYLLPKAISGVSVIYIYVQENNTSIQSFDDLVGKNLVPSSPNGGIYNLLTAYNKEHPDAQITITTAEGISLADRFTSVSNGQYDAIVLPNNLGFEGIKQELGLKVKAVEKPIQVNGTYFALAKDQTDLAAKIDTALSTLRENGKLSELSIKWYGSDTIKLFNQ; via the coding sequence ATGAAAAGGTTTATTGTAACAGGAATGGTTTTTCTTTTGTCAGCCTTCGTATTGTTTGCGGGAGCTTCAAAAGAAAAGGATTCATCGGTAAAACGAGTAACTGTGGGGCTTGAATCCGGATCCCGGCCGCTTAGTTATATCGACGAAAAGGGTAACAAGGCAGGTTACGAGGTTGATGTATTAACGGCTGTGGATGAATTAATTCCGGAGTATTCCCTTAACCTGGAACTCGTTGAAGACGATGCCACACAGATTGGGTTGGAAACCGGTAAGTATGTACTCATAGGCGGAGGCCTTTTCCGTACCCCCGAACGGGAGGCAAAATATCTTCTGCCCAAAGCTATTTCGGGGGTTAGTGTAATCTATATCTATGTACAGGAGAACAATACCAGTATCCAATCTTTTGACGATTTAGTCGGGAAAAACCTGGTGCCATCGTCACCCAACGGCGGTATCTATAATCTGCTGACCGCATATAACAAGGAACACCCTGATGCACAGATAACCATTACTACCGCTGAAGGTATTTCTCTGGCCGATCGTTTTACGTCGGTGAGTAACGGTCAATACGATGCGATCGTGTTGCCGAACAACCTGGGATTTGAAGGTATAAAACAGGAACTGGGACTTAAGGTAAAAGCCGTAGAAAAACCGATCCAAGTAAACGGTACCTATTTCGCACTGGCAAAAGACCAAACAGACCTCGCCGCTAAAATTGATACCGCCCTTTCCACACTCAGGGAAAACGGTAAGCTCTCGGAACTTTCGATAAAATGGTACGGCAGCGACACTATTAAGTTATTTAATCAATAA